A region of Gordonia crocea DNA encodes the following proteins:
- the smpB gene encoding SsrA-binding protein SmpB, producing MKEKGRKAIATNRKARHNYTILDTYEAGVALLGTEVKSLRDGKASLVDAFATVDDGEVWLRGLHIAEYGSGSWTNHAPLRNRKLLLHRREIDNLVGKIRDGNLTLVPLSLYFSDGRVKVELALARGKQAHDKRQDIAKRTAQREVEREVGRRVKGM from the coding sequence GTGAAAGAGAAGGGTCGCAAAGCCATCGCGACCAACCGCAAGGCGCGCCACAACTACACCATCCTCGACACCTACGAGGCCGGGGTTGCGTTGTTGGGCACCGAGGTGAAAAGCCTGCGCGACGGCAAGGCGTCGTTGGTGGACGCCTTCGCGACCGTCGACGACGGCGAGGTGTGGCTGCGCGGGCTGCACATCGCCGAGTACGGCTCGGGGTCGTGGACCAACCACGCGCCGCTGCGCAACCGGAAGCTCTTGCTGCACCGGCGTGAGATCGACAACCTCGTCGGCAAGATCCGCGACGGGAACCTGACCCTGGTCCCGCTGTCGCTGTACTTCAGCGACGGCCGGGTGAAGGTGGAGCTGGCGTTGGCCCGCGGCAAGCAGGCGCACGACAAGCGCCAGGACATCGCCAAGCGCACCGCGCAGCGCGAAGTCGAGCGCGAAGTCGGCCGCCGCGTCAAGGGGATGTAG
- a CDS encoding arylsulfatase has protein sequence MAAQNGETITKPRLPDGGVLPFPPVPSASIAGRTLQESTYQERSIPQRLHEDSPNVVVVLIDDAGPGLPTTFGGEVTTSTLDRICAEGVTYNRFHTTAMCSPTRASLLTGRNHHEIGNGQIAELANDWDGYAGKIPRSSATVAEVLKQYGYATAAFGKWHNTPAEETTAAGPFDNWPTGLGFEYFYGFLAGEASQYEPNLVRNTTQVLPPRTPEEGYHLSEDLADDAISWLRRHRSFNADKPFFLYWASGCLHGPHHIMKPWADKYAGKFDDGWDAYRERVFARAKAKGWIPDDAELTERDEQLAGWDDVPDDEKPFQRRLMEVAAGYGEHVDVQVGRLVDELEALGYADNTVFVYIWGDNGSSGEGQNGTISELLAQNGIPTTVRQHIDALDELGGLDVLGSPLVDNQYHAAWAWAGSTPYKGMKLMASHLGGTRNPMAVRWPKVIAPDAEPRDVFLHCNDLVPTIYDILGIDPPLVVNGEPQMPLAGASFAQTLVDRDAPGGKSTQYFEIMGSRAIYHEGWMASARGPRLPWVPGTPEGMATWTPDNDEWELYHLDEDWSQANDLAAEEPERLAQMKEIFMVEAARNAVLPVGGGLWVPVYHPELRIAPPYREWRFPGDMVRMPEFCAPALGTKNNVVTIDAEFPADANGVLYALGSGAGGLTCYLDGGYLVYEYNLFLMQRTTIRSEEKVPAGHARIVITTVHTDASPAGPLTVTITRDDQPLAGGTVPVSVPLLFTANDCLDIGRCLGSPVSLAYRDRAPFPFTGEISGVHVAYT, from the coding sequence GTGGCCGCACAAAATGGGGAAACGATCACCAAGCCGAGGTTGCCCGACGGGGGCGTATTGCCCTTTCCGCCGGTGCCCTCGGCGAGTATCGCCGGTCGGACGCTGCAAGAGTCGACCTACCAAGAGCGGTCCATTCCGCAACGGCTGCACGAAGATTCGCCGAATGTCGTCGTCGTCCTCATCGACGATGCCGGCCCCGGGCTGCCCACCACCTTCGGCGGCGAGGTCACCACGTCGACGCTGGATCGGATCTGCGCCGAGGGCGTGACCTACAACAGGTTTCACACGACGGCGATGTGCTCGCCGACCCGGGCGTCGCTGTTGACCGGGCGCAACCACCACGAGATCGGGAACGGGCAGATTGCCGAGTTGGCCAACGATTGGGACGGCTACGCCGGCAAGATCCCGCGGTCGAGTGCCACGGTTGCCGAGGTGCTGAAGCAATACGGTTATGCCACAGCGGCATTCGGCAAGTGGCACAACACCCCGGCGGAAGAGACGACGGCGGCGGGGCCCTTCGACAACTGGCCGACCGGACTGGGCTTCGAGTACTTCTACGGCTTCCTCGCCGGAGAGGCGTCCCAGTACGAACCCAACCTGGTCCGCAATACGACGCAGGTACTTCCTCCCCGGACGCCGGAGGAGGGCTATCACCTCTCCGAAGACCTTGCCGACGATGCCATTTCGTGGCTGCGGCGCCACCGCTCATTCAACGCCGACAAACCGTTCTTCCTGTACTGGGCGAGTGGGTGCCTCCACGGACCGCATCACATCATGAAGCCGTGGGCCGACAAGTACGCGGGGAAATTCGACGATGGCTGGGACGCCTATCGTGAACGGGTGTTCGCGCGGGCCAAAGCCAAGGGCTGGATCCCGGATGATGCTGAGCTGACCGAACGCGACGAGCAACTCGCCGGATGGGACGACGTCCCCGACGATGAGAAGCCGTTCCAGCGCCGCCTGATGGAGGTCGCGGCCGGCTACGGCGAACACGTCGACGTCCAGGTCGGCCGCTTGGTCGACGAGCTCGAAGCGCTGGGGTATGCCGACAACACCGTCTTCGTCTACATCTGGGGCGACAACGGGTCTTCCGGCGAGGGGCAGAACGGCACGATCTCGGAACTCCTGGCGCAGAACGGGATTCCGACAACGGTCCGGCAGCACATCGATGCGCTGGACGAACTCGGCGGACTCGACGTGTTGGGGTCGCCCTTGGTGGACAACCAGTATCACGCCGCCTGGGCATGGGCGGGGAGCACTCCCTACAAGGGGATGAAGCTGATGGCCTCGCACCTCGGGGGTACCCGCAACCCGATGGCCGTGCGATGGCCCAAGGTGATCGCCCCCGACGCCGAACCGCGCGACGTATTCCTCCACTGCAACGACCTGGTTCCGACGATCTACGACATCCTCGGCATTGATCCGCCGCTCGTCGTCAACGGCGAGCCACAGATGCCACTGGCCGGCGCAAGCTTCGCACAGACCCTCGTCGACCGGGATGCACCGGGGGGCAAGTCCACGCAGTATTTCGAGATCATGGGCAGCCGGGCGATCTATCACGAGGGTTGGATGGCGTCGGCCCGCGGCCCGCGGCTCCCGTGGGTGCCCGGCACGCCCGAGGGGATGGCGACCTGGACGCCTGACAACGACGAGTGGGAGCTGTACCACCTCGACGAAGACTGGTCGCAGGCCAACGATCTGGCCGCCGAAGAGCCCGAACGTCTCGCCCAGATGAAGGAAATCTTCATGGTGGAGGCGGCGCGCAACGCGGTTCTCCCCGTCGGCGGTGGACTGTGGGTGCCGGTCTACCACCCCGAATTGCGGATCGCGCCGCCCTATCGCGAGTGGCGGTTCCCCGGGGACATGGTCCGGATGCCGGAGTTCTGTGCGCCCGCGTTGGGCACGAAGAACAACGTCGTCACGATCGATGCCGAGTTCCCGGCCGACGCCAACGGTGTGCTGTATGCGCTTGGTTCGGGGGCCGGTGGGCTGACCTGCTACCTCGACGGCGGCTACCTGGTGTACGAGTACAACCTGTTCCTCATGCAGCGGACCACGATTCGGTCCGAGGAGAAGGTGCCCGCCGGGCATGCCCGCATCGTCATCACGACCGTGCACACCGACGCCTCACCGGCGGGGCCGCTGACGGTGACCATCACCCGCGACGACCAGCCGCTGGCCGGCGGCACGGTTCCGGTGAGCGTGCCGTTGCTGTTCACCGCGAACGACTGCCTCGACATCGGCCGCTGCCTCGGGTCGCCGGTGTCGTTGGCCTACCGGGATCGGGCGCCCTTCCCGTTCACGGGCGAAATCTCCGGCGTGCATGTCGCCTACACCTAG
- a CDS encoding mechanosensitive ion channel family protein, whose translation MTRALERAWDWLSVTGLAIALWVIGAILVARLIGSVLEWFEHRVTRQRHDEDAIVLAEDAKHRRAVLQVIRWVAISLIAFIAGLRVLALLGVPVSGLIGPGAVIGAALGFGAQRVVQDVLAGFFVVTEKQYGYGDRVRLVLSGGAIAEGLVEDITLRATRLRSADGELITVPNGQVLEAVNRSRDWARAVVDITVGDDADLAAVNDQLTKSGEAFFADKRYAPLLLDAPVPLGVTEMGTDTYTVRVVARTQPGRQFDVSSALRGYLMADLRRADLGWQHDQPPAGREVE comes from the coding sequence GTGACCCGCGCGCTCGAGCGCGCCTGGGATTGGCTGTCGGTGACCGGACTCGCCATCGCCCTGTGGGTGATCGGCGCGATCCTGGTCGCGCGCCTGATCGGATCGGTCCTCGAGTGGTTTGAGCACCGCGTGACCCGACAACGCCACGACGAGGACGCGATTGTCCTGGCCGAGGACGCCAAGCACCGGCGGGCCGTGCTCCAGGTGATCCGCTGGGTCGCCATCTCGCTCATCGCCTTCATCGCCGGTCTCCGGGTGCTGGCGCTGCTCGGCGTCCCCGTCTCCGGGTTGATCGGCCCGGGCGCGGTGATCGGTGCGGCCCTCGGCTTCGGTGCCCAGCGCGTCGTCCAAGACGTGCTGGCCGGGTTCTTCGTCGTCACCGAGAAGCAATACGGCTACGGCGACCGGGTGCGGCTGGTGCTGAGCGGCGGCGCGATCGCGGAGGGGCTGGTCGAGGACATCACGCTGCGTGCCACCCGGTTGCGGTCGGCCGACGGCGAGCTGATCACCGTGCCCAACGGCCAGGTGCTCGAGGCGGTCAACCGGTCGCGGGATTGGGCGCGCGCGGTCGTCGACATCACCGTCGGCGACGACGCCGATCTGGCCGCGGTCAACGACCAACTGACCAAGTCCGGTGAGGCGTTCTTCGCCGACAAGCGCTACGCGCCACTGCTGCTCGATGCGCCGGTGCCCCTCGGGGTGACCGAGATGGGGACCGACACGTACACGGTGCGTGTCGTGGCCCGCACCCAACCGGGCCGCCAGTTCGACGTGAGCTCCGCGCTGCGCGGCTACCTCATGGCCGATCTCCGGCGCGCCGACCTGGGGTGGCAACACGACCAACCGCCGGCTGGTCGAGAAGTAGAGTGA
- a CDS encoding AraC family transcriptional regulator, translating to MSIIRGSALTGYTDQVHAIGGNARAYADAARVPFDDIGCHDRYIPLRNGIRLLEDVAAGLRVPDFGRRLAKRQGIEILGAVGLAGRNAATVGDAFAVFETFMASYSPAIHTRMVPHRKTDLRRFGFSYWLDPQPDQAQAIELSLGVVLQLLRRFLGADYRPVAVHLPHAPMTSEEDYAGYFRCPAQFQAPVAGFSLRVEDLARPLPTDHLARQTAVDYLTTTLGDVSPSTTILVRTLVRQALPLGECGLPGVAGQLGLHPKTLQRRLAAEDAVFGDLVDDVRRETARHLLVDTTIGFDQVSRQIGYAEQSVLTRSCKRWFGMTPRDIRRTRSTNGA from the coding sequence ATGTCGATCATCCGCGGGTCTGCGCTGACCGGATACACCGACCAGGTGCACGCCATCGGCGGGAATGCCCGGGCCTACGCCGACGCCGCGCGGGTCCCGTTTGACGACATCGGCTGCCACGACCGCTACATCCCGCTGCGCAACGGCATCCGGCTGCTGGAGGACGTCGCCGCCGGACTGCGGGTGCCCGACTTCGGACGCCGCCTCGCGAAGCGGCAGGGAATCGAGATCCTCGGCGCCGTCGGGCTCGCCGGCCGCAACGCGGCCACCGTCGGCGACGCCTTCGCGGTATTCGAAACGTTCATGGCCTCCTACAGTCCGGCCATCCACACCCGGATGGTGCCGCACCGCAAGACCGACCTGCGCCGGTTCGGATTCTCCTATTGGCTCGACCCCCAGCCTGACCAGGCCCAGGCCATCGAGCTGTCGCTGGGCGTCGTCCTCCAACTGCTCCGACGATTCCTGGGCGCCGACTATCGCCCCGTAGCCGTACATCTCCCCCATGCGCCGATGACCTCGGAGGAGGACTACGCCGGATACTTCCGGTGCCCCGCGCAATTCCAGGCCCCCGTGGCGGGCTTCAGTCTTCGCGTCGAGGATCTGGCGCGTCCACTGCCAACCGACCACCTCGCCCGACAAACGGCCGTCGACTACCTCACCACCACGCTGGGCGACGTGAGCCCGAGCACCACGATCCTCGTCCGCACCCTCGTACGCCAAGCACTCCCACTCGGCGAATGCGGACTGCCCGGCGTCGCCGGACAACTGGGTCTACACCCCAAAACCCTGCAACGACGACTCGCCGCCGAAGACGCCGTGTTCGGCGACCTCGTCGACGACGTCCGTCGCGAGACCGCACGGCACCTCCTCGTCGACACCACCATCGGATTCGATCAAGTGAGCCGCCAGATCGGCTATGCCGAGCAAAGCGTCTTGACCCGCTCGTGCAAGCGCTGGTTCGGAATGACACCGCGCGACATCCGTCGTACCCGATCAACGAACGGCGCATGA
- the ftsX gene encoding permease-like cell division protein FtsX, which yields MRANFIISEVLNGLRRNVTMTVAMIITTAITLGMLGAGLLVMQMANKSQQIFFNRVELQIFVNEEVARADPDCTKAPCTQLREELKQAGATNVTWVNLDDAYKAAKEAFKNTPEMADAVTPDTMPASFRVRVDDPDKYGELIDKFADRKDLGVDGVQDQRVLVNRLFSVLNGARNAAFVLSLILGVAAVLLIANTVQMAAYTRRTEVSIMRLVGATRWYTQLPFLIEAVVAAVIGTVLAVAGLLIGKKFFFDAALNDLYGVNILARVTTSDVLFVSPWLLLTGIVLASATSYVTLRWYVRE from the coding sequence ATGCGCGCCAATTTCATCATCAGCGAGGTCCTCAACGGCCTCCGTCGCAACGTCACGATGACCGTCGCGATGATCATCACCACCGCGATCACCCTGGGCATGCTGGGGGCCGGTCTGCTGGTCATGCAGATGGCCAACAAGAGCCAGCAGATCTTCTTCAACCGCGTCGAGCTGCAGATCTTCGTCAACGAGGAGGTCGCGCGGGCCGACCCGGATTGTACGAAGGCGCCGTGTACCCAGCTGCGCGAGGAGCTGAAGCAGGCCGGCGCCACCAACGTCACCTGGGTCAATCTCGACGACGCCTACAAGGCTGCCAAGGAGGCGTTCAAGAACACCCCGGAGATGGCCGACGCGGTCACCCCGGACACGATGCCGGCGTCGTTCCGCGTGCGGGTCGACGATCCGGACAAATATGGCGAACTGATCGACAAATTTGCCGACCGCAAAGACCTGGGCGTCGACGGCGTTCAAGACCAGCGGGTACTCGTCAACCGGCTGTTCAGCGTCCTCAACGGTGCACGCAATGCGGCCTTCGTGTTGTCGTTGATCCTGGGGGTGGCGGCGGTGTTATTGATCGCCAACACCGTCCAGATGGCCGCGTATACGCGGCGGACCGAGGTGTCGATCATGCGCCTGGTCGGTGCGACGAGGTGGTACACCCAGCTGCCATTCCTCATCGAGGCCGTGGTCGCCGCGGTGATCGGCACGGTGCTCGCCGTCGCGGGCCTGCTCATCGGCAAGAAGTTCTTCTTCGACGCCGCGCTCAACGACCTGTACGGCGTCAACATCCTCGCCCGGGTGACCACGTCGGACGTCCTCTTTGTGTCACCGTGGCTGCTGCTGACCGGAATTGTGTTGGCGAGCGCGACGTCTTATGTCACCCTGCGGTGGTACGTGCGCGAGTGA
- the ftsE gene encoding cell division ATP-binding protein FtsE, which produces MIKLEKVTKQYKASTRPALSNVSLEVGKGEFAFLIGPSGSGKSTFFRMLLKEDKPTSGDIWVGDFHVNTLRARQVPKLRQSIGCVFQDFRLLQQKSVAENVAFALEVIGKPANTINQIVPDVLEYVGLGGKADRMPGELSGGEMQRVAIARAIVNRPLVLLADEPTGNLDPITSQEIVEVLDRVNRRGTTVVMATHDRQIVDAMRRRVLEFDNGHLVRDDKHGVYGIG; this is translated from the coding sequence GTGATCAAGCTGGAAAAAGTCACCAAACAGTACAAGGCCTCGACGCGGCCGGCGCTGTCCAACGTGAGCCTCGAAGTGGGCAAGGGCGAGTTCGCCTTCCTCATCGGTCCGTCGGGTTCGGGCAAGTCCACGTTCTTCCGGATGCTGCTCAAGGAGGACAAGCCCACCTCGGGCGACATCTGGGTCGGTGACTTCCACGTCAACACGTTGCGGGCGCGCCAGGTGCCCAAGCTGCGCCAGTCGATCGGGTGCGTGTTCCAGGACTTCCGGCTGCTGCAGCAGAAGTCGGTCGCCGAGAACGTCGCCTTCGCCCTCGAGGTCATCGGCAAGCCGGCGAACACCATCAACCAGATCGTGCCCGACGTGCTCGAGTACGTCGGTCTCGGCGGCAAGGCCGACCGCATGCCCGGCGAGTTGTCCGGCGGTGAGATGCAGCGCGTCGCCATCGCCCGGGCCATCGTCAACCGGCCGCTGGTGCTGCTGGCCGACGAGCCGACGGGCAACCTGGATCCGATCACGAGTCAGGAGATCGTCGAGGTGCTCGACCGGGTGAACCGGCGCGGCACGACCGTCGTCATGGCCACCCACGACCGGCAGATCGTCGACGCCATGCGCCGCCGGGTGCTGGAATTCGACAACGGGCATCTCGTTCGCGACGACAAGCACGGCGTGTACGGCATCGGCTGA